The Vigna unguiculata cultivar IT97K-499-35 chromosome 1, ASM411807v1, whole genome shotgun sequence nucleotide sequence AGGACATCAATTTATTAGAAGAAGATGGGGATAGTAGAACTATCTTCGACGATGAAGGCATTCATAAGGAAGACAAGAAAAGCACTCTGAGGATGTTGTTTCTCCCTGTGTTGGAATGTATTTTGATAGCATTGATGACGTCAAGAAATTTTACAAAGAATACGCTTTTAGAAATGGTTTCGGGACAAGAATCAGAACTTCGAGAAAAGACAATGACAATCAATTATGTTACTTCCATTAGTGTGTTCGCGGGAGGGAAAGTGTGTGTCCTCCATACCACCTGAAATGAAGACACTATCCACACAAAGAAAATAATGTCCTGCGCGCATTACTGTGGTTAGAAGAGAATATAAATGGATGATTAGTAGTGTGGTCCATGAACACAATCATAACGTAAGTCCTTCCAAGTCAAGACTAATTCCTGGGAATAGGAAGTTGAATATGCAAGCCAAAAGAACACTTGACATAGATGACGAATCGGGTGTGCCTATTCACAAGAGCTTTCGTTCTTTGGTGTGTGATGCAGGGGGGTTTGAGAACTTACATTTTGTCGAAAGAGACGCAAGAAACTATATTGGTCAGCAATGACGCGCTTTAGGGAAGGAAGGTGACGTACAAGCTTTATTAAACCACTTTTCCAGTATGAGGGAGTTGAACAAAGACTTCTTTTTTGAAATTGACGTTGATGCAGATAATCGCATAACCAATATATTTTGGGCTGATGGAAGAAGTCGGGCTGCATGTGCATATTTTGGTGACATTGTGTCCTTCGACACCACATACTTAACTAATAAGTACAATATGCCTTTTGCACCATTTGTAGGTGTTAATCACCATAGTCAATCAATCTTATTAGGGTGTGGGTTTCTATGTACTGAAGACACTTGTACATTTGTGTGACTATTTCAAAGTTGGTTGCGATGCATGGGAAATAAAACCCCTAAAGGAATTGTCACTGATTAATGCAAGGCCATGCAAAATGTCATTGAAATTGTCTTCCCCAACACACGACATCATTGGTGCCTTTGGCACATCATGAAAAAACTACCAGAAAAATTGCTGGGATATACCAAATACAAGGAAATCAAGCATGGTGTAAAACAATTGGTATATGAGTCATCTAATGCTGAAGATTTTGAGAATAGGTGggcaaaattcattgaaaagtATGATCTAGAACTTAATGAATGGCTTTACACTCTTTACGAAGAAAGACGTCGATGGGTTCCTTGTTATTTGAAATGTCATTTCTGGGCAGGCATGTCCACAACTCAAAGAAGTGAGGGAATGAATGCTTTCTTTGATGGGTTCATGAACTCTACAACCACACTCCAACAATTTGTTGCCCAATATGACAATGCCCTTCGTTCTAAGGCGGAGAAAGAGTGCGAAGCAGACTTCGCTTCTACTAATACTACCCTTCCATCTGGGTCTCAATCATTTATTGAGAGACAATTTCAGGATGAATACACTCATGCGAAGTTTGGTGAAGTGCAAAATGAGCTTAGGTGTAAAATGAATTGTAATATCAAAAGTGTTGAAGTTCATGGTTGTAAGGCAAAGTATATTGTTAAAGAGGCGTTGATATGGAAAGACCAAAGTGCAGACAAATTTAATGAAGTTATATTTGATCTTATGACAAAAGACATTGAATGCACTTGTCGGCTTTTTGAGTTTAGAGGAGTTCTTTGCCGCCACAATTTGATAGTCCTTGCCTAAGAGGATGTAAAATTTGTATCACAAAAGTATATTTTGAGTCGGTGGAGCAAACGCATATTGTGAAGGCATACTTTGATAAGAGCATCATATAACACTAAGAAAGACGAACCAACTATTCATAGGTATGACTTATTGTGTAAGAGGTTCTATGACATTGCTGAGTTTGCATGCCAAAGCGAGAGGGGTACATAATTCTTGTGTTCCCAATTAGACTTATTATCAAGGAATCCTTCCTTATCTTGTTCCACTACATTGAGAAACTGTGAACAGGCAGATGTGCACATTTCTTCTCCAATTAATATTGGTGCTCACCAAACAATGATACGAAGTCCAATTCATGTTAAAAGAAAGGGTCGACCACGAGGTACAAGGAAGCAATCAACTGTCGAGAagatatgcaaaaaaaaaaaaaaaaatctatggcAGCTAGGAATAAAGCATCTCGAAATGGCACTGtatgtatttatttgttgtATTCAATGTACCATTTTTTAATACGCAGGTTATCcagttgttaattttatttgtcgACATGCACTTTAGGATTGGGAACTTCAAACTTCAACTGCACCAgctcatgaaattttgaatcCTCAAAGGGATACCTCAACCAACATGGTTAGTTTTCATTTCATAATTATGTCTTGTTATGGTAttaaatggaaataaataattaccCCTTTAGCATGGCTAGGTTTATGATGACCAGTGCATAGgctttttatcacttttaacaTCAATAGAAAGTAATCAACACGTTACTGGTACAGAACATATAATTAAGTATGCTACAGTacaaatatgtttaattttgcCTTATATTTATGATAGTTTAATATGCtaattgtttgtatttttttttcaagaactAGTATCAACAACAAACGACATTTTTTGGATCATTTGGTATGACCAACATGGCATAACCAAACACCTTTTGCTATTAGAGTTTGTGTTTGTCAATGGCATGTTTATTTATTCACACGGTGAAAGTATTTGTACTGAGTACTATTTACTATGTTCAACTTCAGAAGTAGTGATTAATATTATTCACAGTTTTCATTGACACCATTTTGGATTAAAGACTCACAATATAGTTGCTCACAAAAAGGTGTACTACCCTggcattttattaaaatcatgttATCAGAATTTatataggaaaatgatattCTAACTCTCATTTTTTACTCTTTCTCTTACTTCTTGACCTGACAGCTGaagtgtatttaattttttaatttgtgttttgttttgtaaaGACACTTTGGCAACGGGTCAAAAGCGAAGGGAGAAAGGGTTCTTCTATCCCGCAGACCACACCCAAACAAACAATTAAGGTTTCTCTCTTTCGTAGAACACAAACAAAGGTGGAGAAGACGAAATTTAATTCTGCCAATTTCCAACTATCACTTAGTTGAAGCGCttccattttttatattaaggtATGCTAGGTAAGAGTTGTGTTCGTTAGCTATTTTAAAATACGAGATTGCTTTCGGAATTCAGCAAGTTTCTGAATGGCGATGACCGCAAATGACGGTGGTGCTGGCGACGACAACAACCAACCTACAAATTGTACCGTCACTTGAAAACCCTAACCGGCCACGAAAACGTTGTCTCGTGTGTGAAGTTTTCTAACAACAGGACGCTATTAGCCTCGACAAAACCCTAATCATTTGGTCATCTGTTCTGCTTCTGAAGACTGCACCATCCGCATCTGGGACGCCACCATGGACGATTGTGTGAAGATCCTCCGCGACCACTTTGTCGTGGTCTTCTATTTGAATTTCAATCCTTAATCAAACTACATTGTGTCCAAGTCATTGGACGAGAGCATTAGGGTTTGGACGAGAGCATTTCTAACCTTTCCAATCATCATACATCTTGTATACTCTCAGGTCAATTGCTCATTTGTGAAACTATGCACTATTTTTTCACTATTCTGAAAATAATCTCAATTCATAGTTGCGCACCTCTCAGTTAGATTCATTGAATAAATGTGCTTCTGCACAAACAGTTCTTGAATCAGAAGTTGTTGATAACTTAAAAACAAATTGGCAATATCTGAATGCAAACCTATATTTGTCATATGATTTTGAAAAGCCAGCTTAAGCAAATGTTTTGTGTAGCAATTGCAAGGAATGGAAGCAACCTATTATATGGTAAAGTCACATGCTTTttctacttattattattaatgtttctAGCATCATATAATGACTATGAACCTTATATTTTAGATCTCAAGGAACTACAGATTCCGTCGCAGCTCAATTTTTGCTCAGACATATACACTCTCAGATAGGAATGCTGCTTTTGATTTATTTGGGATCCTCAAAACTCTTCGATGTGGGTCTTCAAAGTCCAATGTCACTCGCAGCTGCCATATTTGGTTTATGACACTTCCAGTTATATTACATGTGTGTATACTAAAGGCAATTAATTTCTACATGAAGGCGATATCtgtttctttgaatttgttcaAAACTTAACCCATTTgaaaatgcataaaaaatataagtaaaaggaagataatattttatcatccttaaaaaaatacattcattaattttaaattaaaagtaaaaaaatatgataaaatattattatttttagttgttaGTTAAGTGTCTTTTATTTTATGGGTGTCAAAATATCTGtatataaaacatatgttaTATGAAATGtctataaaacatatatatttatatagaaattaatgcactgtcaatatatataaatatatctccAGTCTACAGAGAGAGGCTCCTAACCAATTGTTGGGGCTTTTGCTTCCAACACCCTATAATTGCTACATACATGCACCTCtacaacttttaaaatatattttatgctttatttCAATTGAACCTCTTGCTTTACTTTTCTTGCTTGTGAATGTATTCTTTTACTGCATTGAAAGTTTGTTCCCCATATGAAAGTGTGTCATGTGAATGTGAAGGGAGGCCTGAAGTATATTTTatgatgtaaattttatttaacattgtTTTGTAAAAATTTCGGTTCTATTATAAAGTTTTCTATGATTTGAGAGAATATGGTAAACGATATTGTAATAAGACTATCCgttatatttgtttatgaaaCATAAATGGGATGAcacaattattattgttataagtgAAGAAATGGTctagatttaattattttgatgaagCACAATAATTCACTTCATATTTCAAATTGTATAGTCCACTAAGCATTATGTAATTCAAAAAAGACCTCTAGATTATGtaaagcaattttttttttcgtaatatTATTCAACAATCCAATATAGAGTGTGCAATCCAATGTCCAAAGCAAGAAACCACAAGGGCACTAATGAAGATCAACGGAGATTTTGAAGGTTGAATTGGTTATAAAGCTGAAAGGACaaaattagcaatttttttaaaaaatgggaGTGTACGAGGAGAATATGTGCATACAATAAGTATAAAGCTTTTGTTATTGGTTGCTTCTCTTTTATTAGTATTCACGGTGTCTTGCGATTATCCTTTCCATGAAAATTGCTCTCTCTAAGGGATGAAGTTAGGTATGGATTCAATGTGACATAGGACTTGTCATCCAAgcttttcataataataatttgattttacaaTAGCAATGGTTATAACTTTTTGCTAAAGAAACCTCGTTTTAACAGTCACCAGACACAAACCACGCaaacttttacttatatttttacaaGAAAACATACATTCCAATGGAACATCATCAGATCGCAACCAGACACAATGCTTCGATGCTACTTTATTGGATGCTTCGATAATTTGCCATATGATTTTCTGCTCCAGAAACTGTTTGGAGGGGATTAAAGTCAATGAAGAATGTCCGAATCTCCATTGGAGCAAGTTCAACCACCAAGTTTATAGGATCAACAGGTCCTCCCCTCACCACCTTAGGTTCTTCGGTGGAACCTTCTACCTTCCAATTTAACTTCCTCTTTTCCATTTCAGCTCTTTCTTGATTAGCAGACAAACTCATCTCTGTTACTTTATTTATCTGAAAAGGATGGGTTGTTAAAAGGAAGCCTATATATGGATACATGATATGTGAAAACATAACCTGGAGTAGTTAGTTATCGCTCTTACCTTCTTGTTGGGAAACAACTTTTTCAATTCCACACTAGCCATTACTGAGTAATTATTGTCCTCTCCAATCTTTATATGTAAACAGGCACCAAACaacaatccatgaatataggtTATGTGTGAATACAGAGTAAAATATGTGATATTCGGTGCCTAATAAAAACAATGGAAAACTTGTCGTACATCCTAAAGCTTCCAAACTATATCATAAATCATTCATATGATTAATATCTTTGCCTGGTTAAGCTTAGTTTATGGTAGCATTAACAAACTGCTATTGATCCCTAACAGTgaggtaaaaaatattatttccgTTTCTTTGATAGAAATGTATACATGTTTGCATTTTCATAGCACAGGTTAAGAGCAAGTAAAACATGTATGTGTCAGAAAATAATTCCAATCATGGTTAAGAATATAAGATTGCAAACAATCCTTGGAAGATCATTTTGTAAGGATCAGTTTAAATCTTTCATTATTATCAGTACataagtaaaagaaattactaTACCTCGAAAAGGTGAGCCAATCTTACGagtatttttccatttttaaatTCCTGCAGaagttcataaaaacaatagatACTCAtcaaagataaagataatgtaAAATGTTAGAGGGAATCTTAAACTCATTctatttttatctctaaatgTTCCCAATCTTCCTTGCACACCTGGAGGGTTAAAAGAGCAACGTTGTTTGGTAAACTGTAGGAAGAATCTGTGCCTGAAAATGTTGATGTAGCGAAATGTAACCAATTATCCCCATCCTGCATGAAGAGTGGAAGACAGTTAC carries:
- the LOC114189712 gene encoding protein FAR1-RELATED SEQUENCE 5-like, with product MKKLPEKLLGYTKYKEIKHGVKQLVYESSNAEDFENRWAKFIEKYDLELNEWLYTLYEERRRWVPCYLKCHFWAGMSTTQRSEGMNAFFDGFMNSTTTLQQFVAQYDNALRSKAEKECEADFASTNTTLPSGSQSFIERQFQDEYTHAKFGEVQNELRCKMNCNIKSVEVHGCKAKYIVKEALIWKDQSADKFNEVIFDLMTKDIECTCRLFEFRGVLCRHNLIVLA